The Acidaminococcales bacterium genome window below encodes:
- the larA gene encoding nickel-dependent lactate racemase, producing the protein MAKTKNFRFKYGHSHMDFSVPEDGLLGELKMAALPVLPDPAGAIRRALENPIDSPPLRAILKPGKTVSLLVNDTTRVANTHVFMPVLLDVINAAGIADENISLIFALGTHRAMSEEEMEREVGRDAARRLKKYNPDCKDRSQYVYLGDTSYGTPVCLYKKMVESDYIICTGSIVHHFFAGFGGGRKAIFPGAAYYESIRKNHALMLRPGAAIGRLEGNPVYEDQMEAVKKCPPAFLLNVVLNENKEFLGVFAGNYITAHLKACQMVDQAYGVEIPAPADLVVATCGGYPKDINVYQLQKTMDNAHCAVREGGAAILFGECSEGSGSETYEKLMARCVTPEAVEEEIRRDFQIGAHKAFSVTRLMKKATFILVSSLAPELARKLLFTPAASFAQAMDIAKTIVGERPSIYLMPQGSLTVPRVRQ; encoded by the coding sequence ATGGCAAAAACAAAAAATTTCCGTTTTAAATACGGACATTCGCATATGGATTTCTCCGTACCGGAGGACGGGCTGCTCGGCGAGCTTAAAATGGCGGCTTTGCCGGTCTTGCCCGATCCGGCCGGCGCCATTCGCCGCGCGTTGGAAAACCCCATTGACTCGCCGCCTTTGCGCGCGATCCTCAAACCGGGGAAAACAGTGTCCCTGCTCGTGAACGACACCACCCGCGTCGCCAACACGCATGTCTTTATGCCGGTTCTGCTTGATGTTATCAACGCCGCCGGCATTGCGGACGAGAATATATCCCTTATCTTCGCGCTCGGGACGCACCGCGCCATGAGCGAAGAGGAAATGGAGCGGGAAGTAGGCCGGGACGCGGCCAGGCGACTGAAAAAATACAATCCCGACTGCAAAGACCGCAGCCAGTACGTTTACCTTGGCGATACTTCTTACGGCACGCCCGTTTGTCTCTATAAAAAAATGGTGGAAAGCGACTATATCATTTGCACCGGCAGCATTGTGCATCATTTTTTCGCCGGTTTCGGCGGCGGGCGCAAGGCGATTTTCCCCGGGGCGGCCTATTATGAAAGCATCCGGAAAAACCACGCGCTGATGCTTCGCCCGGGCGCGGCCATCGGCCGGCTGGAAGGCAACCCGGTGTACGAGGATCAAATGGAAGCGGTGAAAAAATGCCCGCCCGCTTTTCTTTTAAACGTCGTCCTGAACGAAAACAAGGAATTTCTCGGCGTGTTCGCCGGCAATTACATAACCGCCCACCTCAAGGCTTGCCAAATGGTCGATCAGGCTTACGGCGTGGAAATACCCGCGCCGGCCGATTTGGTGGTCGCGACTTGCGGGGGCTACCCCAAGGACATCAATGTGTACCAACTGCAAAAAACCATGGACAACGCCCATTGCGCGGTACGCGAAGGCGGGGCGGCGATCCTTTTCGGCGAATGTTCCGAGGGGTCGGGATCGGAAACCTACGAAAAGCTGATGGCACGTTGCGTCACGCCGGAAGCGGTGGAAGAAGAGATCCGGCGCGATTTTCAAATCGGCGCGCACAAAGCTTTTTCCGTGACCAGGCTGATGAAGAAGGCGACCTTTATACTTGTTTCCAGCCTTGCGCCGGAACTTGCCCGCAAACTGCTTTTTACCCCCGCCGCGTCTTTTGCGCAGGCTATGGACATAGCAAAAACCATTGTCGGCGAACGGCCTTCCATCTACCTCATGCCGCAGGGCAGCCTGACCGTCCCGCGCGTCAGGCAGTAA
- a CDS encoding putative hydro-lyase produces the protein MNKTAAQTRQKIREGIIDAPTSGLAPGHVQANLAIVTKDLAYDFLLFAQRNPKPCPILDVTDTGSPVPRLMAPGADIRYDVPRYFVYENGVKTSELKNLENVWRDDFVAFLIGCSFSFETAMLNAGLPIRHIEEKRNVPMYITNMPCVPAGTFHGDMVCSMRPLSPADAIRAVKVTARFPSVHGSPVHLGDPAAIGVKDINKPDFGDPPVIREGEIPVFWACGVTPQSVAMASKPPIMITHAPGYMFICDKFDEDLSVF, from the coding sequence ATGAATAAAACAGCGGCCCAAACAAGGCAAAAAATAAGGGAAGGCATTATCGACGCCCCGACGTCCGGCCTCGCGCCCGGCCACGTACAGGCAAACTTGGCCATTGTGACCAAAGACCTGGCCTATGACTTTTTGCTGTTCGCCCAGCGCAACCCCAAACCCTGCCCCATCCTCGACGTTACCGACACGGGATCGCCCGTGCCGCGCCTCATGGCGCCCGGCGCCGATATCCGCTATGACGTGCCGCGTTATTTCGTTTATGAAAACGGCGTCAAAACAAGCGAGCTGAAGAACCTGGAAAACGTCTGGCGGGACGACTTTGTGGCCTTTCTCATCGGCTGCAGTTTTTCTTTTGAAACCGCCATGCTGAACGCCGGGCTGCCGATCAGGCATATTGAGGAAAAACGCAACGTGCCTATGTACATAACTAATATGCCCTGCGTGCCGGCGGGAACCTTTCACGGCGACATGGTTTGCAGCATGCGGCCGCTGTCGCCGGCGGACGCGATCAGGGCCGTCAAGGTTACGGCGCGTTTCCCGTCCGTGCACGGCAGCCCCGTCCACCTGGGCGACCCGGCCGCCATCGGAGTAAAGGACATAAACAAACCGGACTTCGGCGACCCGCCGGTTATCAGGGAAGGCGAAATACCCGTGTTCTGGGCTTGCGGCGTAACCCCCCAGTCGGTCGCCATGGCCAGCAAGCCGCCGATAATGATTACCCATGCGCCTGGCTACATGTTTATCTGCGACAAATTCGACGAAGACCTTTCCGTTTTCTGA